The following coding sequences are from one Oceanidesulfovibrio indonesiensis window:
- a CDS encoding flagellar hook assembly protein FlgD, with the protein MAVVNTNELLGLNSAYGNRRDPNDPVGKSELGKEDFLTLLVVQLQNQDPLNPMDDTQFTSQLAEFSSLEQLTNINKGVESLNGGSERDQMITAVNFIGKEVRASGDMIGKSNSGVSTLFFELDEPIATGFVNFFDKAGGIVNTIQLGAMQAGQYEITWDGKDYNGNNVPNGVYYVSMACEDHNGKPVLVDTDVSGKVVGVQKEDGLFFLRLQDGRLVEFSSIKEVVNPSTQNANPDQDDDSESDDGESDTDA; encoded by the coding sequence ATGGCAGTCGTGAACACCAATGAACTTCTCGGGCTGAACAGCGCCTACGGCAACCGCCGCGATCCCAACGATCCGGTCGGCAAGTCCGAGTTGGGCAAGGAAGATTTCCTCACCCTGCTGGTCGTGCAACTGCAGAACCAGGATCCGCTCAACCCTATGGATGACACCCAGTTCACCTCGCAGTTGGCCGAGTTCTCCAGCCTGGAGCAACTCACCAACATCAACAAGGGTGTTGAAAGCCTCAACGGCGGGTCCGAGCGCGACCAGATGATCACGGCCGTCAACTTCATCGGCAAGGAAGTCCGCGCTTCCGGCGACATGATCGGCAAGAGCAACAGCGGAGTCTCCACATTGTTCTTCGAGCTCGACGAGCCCATTGCCACCGGTTTCGTCAACTTCTTCGACAAGGCCGGCGGCATCGTGAACACCATCCAGCTTGGCGCCATGCAGGCCGGTCAATACGAAATCACCTGGGACGGCAAGGATTATAACGGCAACAATGTGCCCAACGGCGTTTACTACGTTTCCATGGCCTGTGAGGACCACAACGGCAAACCCGTGCTCGTGGACACCGACGTGAGCGGCAAGGTCGTGGGCGTGCAGAAAGAAGACGGTCTTTTCTTCCTGCGATTGCAGGACGGACGACTGGTCGAGTTTTCCTCCATCAAGGAAGTTGTGAACCCCAGCACGCAGAACGCCAACCCAGATCAAGACGATGATTCCGAATCCGATGACGGCGAGTCCGACACCGACGCCTAG
- a CDS encoding flagellar hook-length control protein FliK: MQILPDFSNRADQALSALEGASSSYQSNQYSTSQSFGDLMNSLASGNSRSHSWEKSLSNSVRSVADHYTDSAAASSTAQDLDGDAAGLLVREEDFADLRDELRKYGLSEDDIAALEEKVSSPEGITWRELMNKVTSLATQSSGKTESLDVETKRLLTGFLDRLGFSQGEVKDIVADLDEDKLDVAWQKISAKVASLSPDKTITVSQDELRALAKAFNVPGTSDTALTAFFAGGGKLTLNVAGLQNLLLMLKQASAGPGQQALKDAKESLKSIQEKLQDAIGKAMERAERDELASNRETKTASQSKVLIKKAAEEHYGEAANRVSRPDGKESQSADSRHLFKEPVHEKAGDAPQQDNAKNVIGKAGSGKDTHGDKNAAAQDNGKGNAGSQVQEAKAAGAAADGDELAAAKKTADAATTRFSRERAEAAQAVQGKSQNAHSGNSDGKSSGGDSNARADSSWAAFWNKVARGEAASEKSSEFFSVVDRSQAEARASATAERTAQAFRREGSLPRETMRNLEQAFMRNLGEGQRQLTLRLDPPQMGRVAVLLTVKNNEVSATLRTEKHETGQMLAEQLQQLRHSLEQQGLKVQKLDVQTQLNNSNHQSWMGMDGHNMAREHSTRQQTLNAWKQMRGANDSETALAHDVQHGSVQEQISQGGIHLIA, translated from the coding sequence ATGCAGATTTTGCCCGATTTCTCCAACAGAGCCGATCAGGCCCTGAGCGCCCTGGAAGGCGCCTCTTCTTCCTATCAGTCCAACCAATATTCAACATCGCAGTCTTTCGGCGATCTGATGAACTCCCTTGCCTCGGGCAATTCCAGAAGCCACAGCTGGGAAAAGAGTCTTTCCAACTCCGTGCGCTCCGTGGCCGACCACTACACAGATAGTGCGGCTGCTTCGAGCACCGCGCAAGATTTGGATGGCGACGCGGCCGGCCTGCTTGTGCGCGAGGAAGATTTTGCCGATCTGCGGGACGAGCTGAGAAAATACGGCCTGAGCGAAGACGACATCGCCGCCCTGGAAGAGAAGGTCTCCAGCCCGGAAGGCATCACCTGGCGAGAACTCATGAACAAGGTGACCTCGCTCGCCACGCAGAGCTCCGGCAAAACCGAAAGCCTGGATGTTGAAACCAAGCGCCTGCTCACGGGCTTCTTAGACCGTCTCGGATTCAGCCAGGGCGAGGTCAAGGACATAGTCGCAGACCTGGACGAGGACAAACTCGACGTCGCCTGGCAGAAAATCTCCGCCAAGGTCGCAAGTCTCTCTCCGGACAAGACCATCACCGTCAGCCAGGACGAGCTCAGAGCGCTGGCCAAAGCATTCAACGTGCCCGGCACGAGCGACACGGCCCTCACAGCGTTCTTCGCCGGCGGCGGGAAACTTACACTCAACGTTGCCGGCCTGCAGAACCTGCTGCTCATGCTCAAGCAGGCATCCGCCGGGCCGGGTCAGCAGGCTCTGAAGGACGCCAAGGAAAGCCTCAAGTCCATCCAAGAGAAGCTCCAGGACGCCATCGGCAAGGCCATGGAACGCGCGGAACGGGATGAGCTGGCAAGCAACCGCGAGACCAAGACAGCCTCCCAGAGCAAGGTGCTCATCAAGAAGGCTGCCGAAGAACATTACGGCGAGGCGGCCAACCGCGTTTCGCGGCCGGACGGCAAGGAATCGCAGAGCGCCGATTCCAGGCACCTCTTCAAAGAACCGGTGCACGAGAAAGCCGGTGATGCTCCGCAGCAGGACAACGCTAAGAACGTGATAGGCAAAGCCGGCTCCGGAAAGGACACCCACGGCGACAAGAACGCCGCCGCGCAGGATAACGGCAAAGGCAATGCCGGTTCGCAGGTCCAGGAAGCCAAAGCAGCCGGCGCCGCAGCCGACGGAGATGAGCTTGCGGCTGCCAAGAAGACGGCCGATGCCGCCACCACCCGTTTTTCCAGGGAACGCGCAGAAGCTGCCCAGGCGGTGCAGGGCAAGAGCCAGAACGCCCACTCCGGAAACAGCGATGGCAAGTCTTCCGGCGGCGATTCGAACGCCCGCGCCGACAGCTCATGGGCTGCCTTCTGGAACAAGGTCGCCAGGGGCGAGGCCGCTTCCGAAAAGTCCAGCGAGTTCTTCTCGGTTGTGGATCGCAGCCAGGCTGAAGCGCGCGCCAGCGCAACAGCGGAACGCACTGCCCAGGCTTTTCGCCGGGAGGGTTCCCTGCCCCGCGAGACCATGCGCAACCTGGAACAGGCATTCATGAGAAACCTCGGCGAAGGCCAGCGCCAGCTGACCTTGCGCCTCGACCCACCGCAGATGGGCCGCGTTGCCGTGCTCCTCACTGTGAAGAACAACGAAGTTTCCGCAACGCTGCGCACCGAGAAGCACGAGACCGGCCAGATGCTCGCCGAGCAGTTGCAGCAGTTGCGCCACAGCCTGGAGCAGCAAGGCCTCAAGGTGCAGAAGCTCGACGTACAGACCCAGCTGAACAACAGCAACCACCAGAGCTGGATGGGCATGGATGGCCACAACATGGCCCGCGAGCACAGCACCCGGCAGCAGACACTCAACGCCTGGAAACAAATGCGCGGCGCGAACGATTCCGAAACGGCATTGGCCCACGATGTGCAACATGGGAGCGTACAGGAACAAATTTCCCAGGGCGGAATCCACCTGATCGCATGA
- a CDS encoding glycosyltransferase family 9 protein: protein MAGKPPILVLQLQRMGDIILTFPLLLWLGRRFPGHPIWVAAEERFSRQLVPVSPPATYLSWSSLQGMLDQRYELVVNLSHRPEAARLAGQVRAEEVVGPVEKDGASYVRGNFQLYRASLVHNNRHNRFHWADMNALDVIPLADIAATRFPPPRHLGSESRSVGLFVGASQPEKRPDPGFFAQLADALVHRGLRPMFFGGPDDVPLAREARKLSRSKPPNLAGRFDLPGLVKAGQGLAQFITPDTGPMHLMSWTGVKTMDLSMGPVNPRETAPHSPGHAVLQTSLSCVGCWECHAGLDHACRDRFQPGRTAMLAQKLVEAPVPSALRKNNSLESVNFRRIRFFATGRDADGLHRITSLAGRPPAAARELVSLFWHAAFGAHFGLWDQERLRATRTRLAECFPRLDRALLRALRTLLRELTDFIRKSAVPAPLPEDFWKRRPPCARPLAGFIQLYVENENASQESLAQAAALVESVLAAWVS from the coding sequence ATGGCAGGCAAGCCCCCCATCCTCGTCCTCCAGCTCCAGCGCATGGGGGACATCATCCTCACCTTCCCGTTGCTCCTGTGGCTGGGCCGGCGATTTCCCGGACATCCCATCTGGGTGGCGGCCGAAGAGCGGTTTTCCAGACAGCTCGTGCCCGTCAGTCCGCCGGCCACCTACCTGTCCTGGTCCAGCCTGCAAGGGATGCTCGACCAGCGTTACGAACTGGTCGTCAACCTGAGCCACAGGCCCGAGGCGGCAAGGCTCGCCGGCCAGGTTCGGGCCGAGGAGGTCGTGGGGCCGGTGGAAAAGGACGGCGCCTCCTACGTGCGCGGCAACTTCCAGCTCTACCGCGCCAGTCTGGTGCACAACAACCGCCACAACCGCTTCCACTGGGCGGACATGAACGCCCTCGACGTCATCCCCCTGGCCGACATCGCGGCGACGCGTTTTCCTCCGCCCCGGCACCTCGGTTCGGAAAGCCGCAGCGTGGGATTGTTCGTCGGCGCGAGCCAGCCGGAAAAGCGACCCGACCCCGGTTTCTTCGCGCAGTTGGCCGACGCCCTGGTGCACCGGGGGTTGCGGCCCATGTTCTTCGGCGGACCGGATGACGTCCCCCTTGCCCGGGAGGCGCGCAAGCTCAGCCGCTCCAAACCGCCCAACCTGGCCGGCAGGTTCGACCTTCCCGGACTGGTCAAGGCGGGCCAGGGCCTCGCCCAGTTCATCACCCCGGACACCGGCCCCATGCACCTCATGTCCTGGACCGGCGTGAAGACCATGGACCTCTCCATGGGGCCGGTGAACCCGCGGGAGACGGCGCCGCATTCCCCGGGCCACGCCGTGCTCCAGACGTCCCTGTCCTGCGTTGGCTGCTGGGAATGCCATGCCGGCCTCGACCATGCCTGCCGGGATCGGTTCCAACCAGGACGCACGGCCATGCTCGCGCAGAAGCTCGTGGAGGCGCCTGTCCCCTCCGCGCTCCGCAAGAACAACTCGCTGGAATCCGTCAATTTCCGCAGAATCCGATTCTTCGCCACAGGCAGGGATGCGGACGGCCTCCATCGCATCACATCCCTGGCCGGACGACCACCGGCCGCGGCGCGGGAGCTGGTCAGCCTCTTCTGGCACGCGGCGTTCGGCGCCCATTTCGGTCTATGGGACCAGGAACGACTCCGCGCCACCCGCACTCGTCTGGCCGAATGTTTCCCCAGGCTCGACCGCGCGCTGCTCCGCGCTTTGCGCACCCTGCTCCGGGAGTTAACGGACTTCATCAGAAAATCCGCAGTACCGGCGCCGCTGCCTGAGGATTTCTGGAAAAGACGCCCTCCATGCGCGCGTCCTCTGGCCGGGTTCATCCAGCTCTACGTGGAGAACGAGAACGCCTCGCAGGAGTCGCTGGCCCAGGCCGCGGCCCTGGTGGAATCGGTTCTCGCCGCGTGGGTCAGCTAG
- a CDS encoding CgeB family protein: MNHSGHTRTYRAEPVMDEAGRLVDVRVHVDAKVRHIAGRSGPAQEETLLRSWREARARGANVLPVFLGAGMGGAVRTLLDETAHDEFPTPVAVVDKEQPILDITGLRDGLAADYPGRILFLDDDDPKAVLADLTRWQINHGGAPLLPLAHPFYLRLDSDYYPPLRASLAASGEVDFWARTRYPKFRNEQPRMLLVTSQYFLMGEIEAACKRLGVPHRFVAILDEEIGTNEFVEQLLTAVVEFRPDFVFTINHLGVDREGVLMELLDKLGLPLASWFVDNPHLILYLYKKVVSTRAAIFTWDADNLATLRQLGFDEVHYLPLATDPHRFRPPNSAVKPLADVAFVGNSMVFKVGHRMRVARPPKPLLTRYRQIAAEFGEHEERSVRRFLETEHPDLAAHFESLDTLERRLAFEAMITWEATRQYRLSCLQGVMDLNPLIAGDRGWRITLRHDPRPWRYHHELSYYADLPGFYPRVAVNFNATSKQMKGAVNQRVFDAPAAGAFVLTDWREQMDRLFEPGAEVVAYRSPEEAAELAQRYVRDEPARKKIAAAARQRILAQHTYDIRVSELLETMRQSFG, from the coding sequence ATGAACCATTCCGGACACACCCGCACCTATCGCGCCGAACCAGTCATGGACGAGGCCGGCCGCCTTGTGGATGTCCGCGTCCATGTCGACGCCAAGGTCCGGCACATCGCCGGCCGCTCCGGACCGGCTCAGGAGGAAACACTCCTGCGGTCCTGGCGCGAAGCTCGCGCACGTGGAGCGAACGTACTGCCGGTGTTCCTGGGCGCCGGCATGGGCGGCGCAGTCCGCACCCTGCTGGATGAAACGGCCCACGACGAATTCCCCACCCCGGTAGCCGTGGTGGACAAGGAACAGCCCATCCTCGACATCACCGGCCTGCGCGACGGTCTTGCAGCCGATTATCCCGGCCGCATCCTGTTCCTGGACGACGATGACCCGAAAGCCGTGCTTGCGGACCTCACCCGCTGGCAGATCAATCACGGCGGCGCCCCGCTTCTGCCCCTGGCGCATCCGTTCTATCTGCGTCTTGACAGCGACTACTACCCGCCCCTGCGCGCCAGCCTGGCGGCCTCCGGTGAGGTGGATTTCTGGGCAAGGACCCGCTATCCAAAATTCCGCAACGAGCAGCCGCGCATGCTGCTCGTCACCAGCCAGTATTTTCTCATGGGCGAGATCGAGGCGGCCTGCAAACGCCTGGGGGTGCCCCACCGCTTCGTCGCCATACTGGACGAAGAGATCGGCACCAACGAATTCGTGGAGCAGCTGCTCACGGCCGTGGTGGAATTCCGGCCGGACTTCGTGTTCACCATCAACCACCTGGGCGTGGACCGCGAAGGCGTGCTCATGGAGCTGCTGGACAAGCTCGGACTGCCGCTGGCCTCGTGGTTTGTGGACAACCCCCACCTCATTCTCTACCTCTATAAAAAGGTCGTCAGCACCCGCGCGGCCATCTTCACCTGGGATGCCGACAACCTCGCCACGCTGCGCCAGCTCGGGTTCGATGAGGTCCACTACCTGCCCCTTGCCACGGACCCGCACCGCTTCCGGCCGCCCAATAGTGCGGTCAAACCTCTGGCCGACGTGGCCTTCGTGGGCAACTCCATGGTCTTCAAGGTAGGTCATCGCATGCGCGTGGCCCGGCCTCCCAAGCCGCTGCTGACCCGCTACCGGCAGATCGCGGCCGAGTTCGGCGAGCACGAGGAGCGCTCCGTGCGCCGCTTCCTGGAGACGGAGCACCCGGACCTCGCCGCCCACTTCGAATCACTGGACACACTGGAGCGCCGTCTCGCCTTCGAAGCCATGATCACCTGGGAGGCAACGCGGCAGTATCGCCTCTCCTGCCTGCAGGGCGTGATGGACCTGAACCCGCTCATCGCCGGCGACCGCGGTTGGCGGATCACCCTGCGCCACGACCCCCGTCCCTGGCGCTACCACCACGAGCTCTCCTACTACGCGGACCTGCCCGGCTTCTATCCGCGCGTGGCCGTCAATTTCAACGCCACGAGCAAGCAGATGAAGGGAGCGGTGAACCAGCGCGTGTTCGACGCCCCGGCCGCCGGCGCTTTCGTGCTGACCGATTGGCGTGAACAGATGGACCGACTGTTCGAGCCGGGCGCGGAAGTCGTTGCCTATCGCTCCCCCGAAGAAGCGGCCGAGCTGGCCCAACGCTACGTGCGCGACGAACCGGCCCGTAAAAAAATCGCCGCCGCTGCCCGGCAACGCATCCTCGCCCAGCACACCTACGACATCCGTGTTTCCGAACTTCTGGAAACCATGCGGCAATCGTTCGGCTAG
- a CDS encoding flagellar motor protein MotB, translating into MPRKKPAPPPQKKKSHEAPTEEGLPIWMATFADMMTLLLCFFVLLLSFAKHDVSKFETLMGSIKEAFGIQIKREDAPFAAFSPTRYERKEMELEQDEKAVLGMVLQMKQLSKKLNLDDSMSITTEDDGVIMRVPNDEIFEPGTVELKPGADKYFDSVLRILEDHNYNVVVRGNTDNAPSPGNVYPTNWELSSARAAAALRRIMDKGGISSGRLKAVGYADTLPLLPNTTEENRKANDRIEFFFHQPDKRSW; encoded by the coding sequence ATGCCCCGCAAGAAGCCGGCGCCGCCGCCGCAGAAGAAAAAGAGCCACGAAGCTCCCACTGAAGAAGGGCTGCCCATCTGGATGGCGACCTTTGCGGACATGATGACCCTGCTCCTGTGCTTCTTCGTGCTGTTGCTTTCATTCGCCAAGCATGATGTATCCAAGTTCGAAACGCTCATGGGCTCCATCAAGGAAGCTTTCGGCATCCAGATAAAGCGGGAGGACGCGCCTTTCGCCGCCTTTTCGCCTACCCGGTACGAGCGCAAGGAAATGGAGCTCGAACAGGACGAAAAAGCCGTGCTCGGCATGGTCCTCCAGATGAAGCAGCTGTCCAAGAAACTGAACCTGGACGACAGTATGAGCATCACAACGGAAGACGACGGCGTCATCATGCGCGTTCCCAACGACGAGATATTCGAACCCGGCACGGTGGAACTCAAGCCAGGCGCAGACAAATACTTCGACTCCGTTCTGCGCATACTGGAAGACCACAACTATAATGTGGTGGTCCGCGGCAATACGGACAACGCCCCTTCCCCTGGCAACGTCTACCCCACGAACTGGGAGCTCTCCTCGGCGCGCGCCGCCGCGGCGCTCCGGCGCATCATGGACAAAGGCGGCATCTCCTCAGGGCGTCTCAAGGCTGTAGGCTATGCGGACACGCTGCCACTGCTGCCCAACACCACGGAAGAAAACCGGAAGGCCAACGACCGGATCGAGTTTTTCTTCCACCAACCGGACAAGAGAAGCTGGTAG
- a CDS encoding motility protein A, translating into MDIATLIGLLGASGLIVGAIAMGGGIGGFIDIPSVLIVIGGTFAVTFVMFPLKTVLSSFKVAMKTFLGSSPDPQENIARLVSLAETARKESLVALEKVSLEDPFMARGVLLVADGTDESVVRSVMESEIQSMIKRHRTGQNVFKGMGTFSPAFGMIGTLIGLVRMLQNLEDPSAIGPAMAVALLTTFYGAVLANVFFLPMANKLAERSQEEAHHMEITTEGVLSILSGEHPNILKEKLASYLAPSQRENP; encoded by the coding sequence ATGGATATCGCAACACTCATAGGCCTCCTGGGGGCCTCGGGCCTCATTGTCGGCGCCATCGCCATGGGCGGCGGCATCGGCGGGTTCATCGACATACCCTCCGTGCTCATCGTCATCGGCGGCACCTTCGCCGTGACTTTTGTCATGTTCCCGCTCAAGACTGTTCTGAGCTCTTTCAAGGTTGCGATGAAAACCTTTCTGGGGTCCTCTCCAGATCCGCAGGAAAACATCGCCCGGCTCGTCAGTCTGGCTGAGACTGCGCGCAAGGAAAGCCTCGTCGCCCTCGAAAAGGTCTCGCTCGAAGATCCCTTCATGGCCCGCGGCGTGCTGCTGGTGGCGGACGGAACCGACGAAAGCGTGGTGCGCTCCGTCATGGAGTCCGAAATTCAGTCCATGATCAAACGCCACCGCACCGGCCAGAACGTGTTCAAGGGTATGGGCACGTTCTCCCCGGCCTTCGGCATGATCGGGACCCTCATCGGCCTTGTGCGCATGCTCCAGAACCTGGAAGACCCGTCCGCCATCGGGCCGGCCATGGCCGTGGCATTGCTCACCACTTTCTATGGCGCCGTGCTCGCCAACGTTTTTTTCCTGCCCATGGCCAACAAGCTCGCCGAACGCTCCCAGGAAGAGGCGCACCACATGGAAATCACCACGGAAGGCGTGCTCTCCATTCTCAGCGGCGAGCACCCGAACATCCTCAAGGAAAAGCTCGCATCGTACCTGGCCCCCAGCCAGCGCGAGAATCCCTAG
- a CDS encoding FapA family protein encodes MPYYLRHYFDPDFDHFRLTPRERTDGGVDHYDLGYVQNVTKSQLLAEIVDMQEAGPDADDRFMIDEPVLPAGVNTVVDPDNERRLLANVSGYVFRNDGLIHVHDLLNVRRDVDFHTGNITFYGDIVVHGAVRSGFCLKARNIKVLDIIEGAELRTHGSILAQGGIKGQKRCSLTAQKDMRAAFCENAQLIAGRNIRVDGSALHCHLAAGENILVEGRLQGGQTVVGKKLLVRQQLGGGTGTTTSIVLGQNPKHIIGLEMVTDQLHEIDDRLEYYGEQITFGPTLASEYGAKIEQVQRRKRLLQKRRDMLIEEVEKAPAAPEHHQVIVEGEIRPGVVITLGKSCLFIDEYLGPSRIRLDSDGQLAVFDLIPAAS; translated from the coding sequence ATGCCCTACTATCTCCGCCACTACTTCGACCCGGACTTCGACCACTTCCGACTCACACCGCGAGAGCGCACCGACGGCGGTGTGGACCACTACGACCTGGGGTACGTGCAGAATGTGACCAAAAGTCAACTCCTGGCGGAAATCGTCGATATGCAGGAAGCAGGGCCTGATGCGGATGACAGGTTCATGATCGATGAACCGGTGCTCCCGGCAGGCGTGAACACGGTGGTGGATCCCGACAATGAACGCCGCCTGCTGGCCAACGTGAGCGGCTACGTGTTCCGGAACGACGGACTCATCCACGTACATGATTTGCTCAATGTCCGCAGGGATGTAGACTTCCACACAGGCAACATCACCTTCTACGGAGACATTGTCGTACACGGGGCCGTTCGCTCGGGTTTCTGTTTGAAGGCACGCAATATTAAGGTGTTGGACATCATCGAGGGCGCCGAATTACGGACCCATGGCTCCATACTTGCGCAAGGCGGCATCAAAGGGCAAAAGAGGTGCTCTCTGACTGCTCAGAAGGATATGCGAGCCGCCTTTTGCGAAAACGCTCAGCTTATTGCCGGGCGGAATATCCGCGTGGACGGCTCGGCCTTGCATTGCCACCTCGCCGCCGGAGAGAACATCCTGGTGGAAGGGCGCCTGCAGGGTGGGCAAACGGTCGTCGGGAAAAAACTCCTCGTCCGCCAACAGCTCGGCGGAGGTACGGGAACCACGACCAGCATCGTGCTCGGGCAGAACCCGAAGCACATTATCGGACTCGAAATGGTAACAGACCAGTTGCACGAAATTGACGATCGCCTGGAATACTACGGCGAACAAATTACCTTCGGGCCGACGCTCGCGAGCGAATACGGCGCCAAGATCGAACAGGTCCAGCGCCGCAAGCGCCTGCTCCAGAAACGGCGCGACATGTTGATCGAGGAAGTCGAAAAAGCACCCGCTGCCCCGGAACACCACCAGGTGATAGTTGAAGGCGAAATCCGCCCGGGCGTAGTAATCACCCTGGGCAAGTCCTGTCTGTTCATCGACGAGTACCTTGGACCGTCGCGAATCCGTCTCGACAGTGACGGTCAACTCGCCGTTTTCGACCTTATTCCAGCTGCATCCTAG
- a CDS encoding STAS domain-containing protein has translation MEPFRITKRPPLVRIDIEGELSLEFTDMLKRKLVSILDDPACHVVAVDLSATTFMDSSGIGFLAANATRLRSQGKQFYLLNPSPKVRRILSLVKLERFFDRLESDEELDTILESLTP, from the coding sequence ATGGAACCTTTCCGGATAACCAAGCGTCCTCCTCTGGTTCGCATAGACATTGAAGGCGAGCTCAGCCTGGAGTTCACGGACATGCTCAAGCGCAAGCTCGTCTCCATCCTGGACGATCCGGCTTGTCATGTCGTTGCTGTGGATCTCTCCGCCACCACGTTCATGGACAGTTCGGGCATCGGCTTTCTGGCAGCCAACGCAACGCGTCTGCGCTCCCAGGGCAAGCAATTCTACCTGCTCAACCCCAGCCCCAAGGTCCGTCGTATCCTCTCCCTGGTGAAACTCGAACGTTTTTTCGACCGCCTGGAAAGCGACGAAGAACTCGACACGATCCTCGAATCGTTGACACCATGA
- a CDS encoding ATP-binding protein — MTDNTRIFQENKQQFMLRTQASPTASRRLAKAVICILSDAISDRELLYNIDLSLSEACANVVRHAYAKEPFTPEQLVQVDITLTEGRTIEIEVSDWGCGFPEWPVDIKNASPEAEGGRGLFIMSALADEFELKREGNRNSVYLKMRVEESRWNLSG; from the coding sequence ATGACTGACAACACGCGAATATTCCAGGAAAACAAGCAACAGTTCATGCTCAGAACCCAGGCCAGCCCCACGGCGAGCAGGCGGCTGGCCAAGGCTGTCATATGCATCCTGAGCGACGCCATCTCGGACCGCGAGCTTTTGTACAACATCGACCTGAGCCTCTCGGAGGCATGCGCCAACGTGGTCCGCCACGCCTACGCCAAGGAACCGTTCACGCCGGAGCAGCTCGTGCAGGTCGACATTACGCTCACAGAAGGCCGGACCATAGAGATCGAAGTCTCGGACTGGGGATGCGGTTTCCCGGAATGGCCCGTGGACATCAAAAACGCCAGCCCGGAAGCCGAGGGCGGCCGGGGGCTGTTCATCATGTCCGCGCTGGCCGACGAATTCGAGCTCAAGCGCGAAGGCAACCGCAACAGCGTGTACCTCAAAATGCGCGTCGAGGAGAGTCGATGGAACCTTTCCGGATAA
- a CDS encoding PP2C family protein-serine/threonine phosphatase — translation MTTDSMQRTIRILVVDDSRTMRQALEAILAEQYEVRTARDGHQALDMLDSFAPDILLLDIVMPGLDGFGVIEHIRRIRRDEQTFIIMLTAENAREVKPKALNLGANDFLLKPFDRVELLARIGVAARQVRLTRDLHHSMERSRREIDTLASLQTRLLPKESPYLENVQLQSLYRPSGQASGDYFDYSALSDDVLRVVIADVSGHGARAAFLMAIVRTLFKLSQEHALSLEETVRTINRHLVEIIGDESDFVTAFVADLDLQNNSLSFINAGHCPGLLHSTGYGCFRLGSTHPLLGFFPIDFTKRSLPFENGDSLFLFTDGFYEWEPEPGVYYELDDFMDLAENLLAAGSSFLEDLIANLKAAGGKPPKFRDDLTALWVHRGEVND, via the coding sequence ATGACAACGGATTCCATGCAGCGAACCATCAGGATTCTGGTCGTGGACGACTCCAGGACCATGCGCCAGGCTCTGGAAGCGATACTTGCAGAGCAGTACGAGGTGCGGACCGCCCGGGACGGACACCAGGCTCTGGACATGCTGGACTCCTTCGCTCCGGACATCCTGCTCCTGGACATCGTGATGCCGGGGCTGGACGGCTTCGGCGTCATCGAGCACATCCGCCGCATCCGCCGCGACGAGCAGACGTTCATCATCATGCTCACGGCGGAGAACGCCCGGGAGGTCAAGCCCAAAGCGCTGAACCTGGGGGCCAACGATTTTTTGCTCAAGCCGTTCGACAGGGTGGAGCTGCTGGCGCGTATCGGCGTGGCCGCCAGACAGGTGCGGCTCACGCGGGACCTGCACCACTCCATGGAGCGCTCCCGGCGCGAGATAGACACGCTGGCCTCCCTGCAGACCAGACTGCTGCCCAAGGAGAGCCCCTATCTGGAGAATGTGCAGCTCCAGAGCCTGTACCGCCCATCCGGCCAGGCGAGCGGCGACTACTTCGACTACTCAGCACTCAGCGACGACGTGTTGCGCGTCGTCATCGCGGATGTTTCCGGCCATGGCGCCCGCGCCGCATTCCTCATGGCCATCGTGCGCACCCTCTTCAAGCTCTCGCAGGAGCACGCTCTGAGCCTGGAAGAGACAGTACGGACCATCAACCGCCACCTCGTGGAGATTATCGGCGACGAGTCCGATTTCGTGACCGCCTTCGTGGCAGACCTGGACCTGCAGAACAACTCCCTGTCGTTCATCAATGCAGGCCACTGCCCGGGCCTTCTTCATTCCACAGGATACGGATGCTTCCGACTCGGCTCCACGCATCCGCTGCTGGGCTTTTTCCCTATCGATTTCACGAAACGGAGCCTGCCGTTCGAAAATGGCGACTCCCTTTTCCTGTTCACGGACGGCTTCTACGAATGGGAGCCTGAGCCGGGTGTCTATTACGAACTCGATGATTTCATGGATCTCGCCGAAAACCTCCTTGCAGCGGGCAGTTCCTTCCTGGAAGATCTTATCGCCAACCTCAAGGCCGCCGGCGGCAAACCACCGAAGTTTCGCGACGACCTCACCGCCCTCTGGGTGCACCGTGGAGAAGTCAATGACTGA